The segment AGGTTCGTAGTAAGTTAATAGGCGGTATCAAGAATGAGAAGAATTATAAATAGTCACAAGGATATTTCTTTTATAGCACGCAGTCCTGAAAATGAGAACGGCACTTCCGTTGAGCGTGAAAACACTATAAGTGACAAAAATTCCGTATTTGAACTATCGAATAAAAAAAAGAAAGAGATTAGGGATACGGGTGAGCCTATCAGAAACGCTCAAAGAGGCGGATATAATATAGAAGTTGGTGAAGTAGGCAGGTTCTTCGGTGATAATAGGGAAAAAGCTCAATCAGACCTTAAAACCTTAGAAGAAGAAACAAAAGATAAATCACCGGAAGAAAAAAATGATGCCGTCCTTAAATTTATAAGGGAAAAAGGAGAATCCCTAAAACAAGAGATAAATGATGAAAAACAAGAATATCTAAAAGAAAATGAGTCCGAGTTGCCTATGTTCGGAGGGGCAGGAGAGGCAAGCCCTCAGGACGAACAATCCCTTGGTGAGACTGAAGCGATATTGGCAAGGATACGTCAGGTAAACAGGCAGGCTAAGTTAGACCACGAACGCAAACGTGATGTTGCCGCTCTTGAAAACTCTATTTTAATAGGTGCTGCTGCGGGAACCGTTACCGCTACTGTAAAAGCTCCGTTTGAAATGCTGATAGGGGGGCTTGAAGAAATACAGAGAGAGGAGGGGATAGACCTGCGTGTATTGACGGGTATCTTATCGGGAGTTGCCTCTGTTGCTGCTGCTCCGTCAAATATTATAAATTTCTTCGCTCTTAGAAATGAAAGAAAGATTGCCGAAAGAATAAATGACCCTGACTATCTGGCACTGCTTGCAAGAGATGAAAAAGCATTCTTTAAAGGAAGCACTCCTAGCGTTTTCACAAGAAAATCAGATATAGACCTAAGCGAGAAAAATACATTATACGTCGACCCTGACAGAGACGGTGAACCCGGAGCCGGTTCTACTATCGGTGAAACCGGTAACTTCGTAGGTGGCGGCAGAGGGCGTACTAGTGACGATCACGGCGGATTCTTCAATTTTATTGATAATCACGCACAGGAAGTAATGCGAAATAATAGCTTGAACAGCATTCAGGTAAGCGATAGGGAAGTTAATACGCCAACCCCTAATCAGACCGATAAAGATAATCCTCAGGGCTTGGGTTATTAACTCTTTTTATATTTTACAACCTCACCGTCTTTTAAGGTTACGATTCTATCCATCTGCTTTGCCAGTTCAAGATTATGCGTAACTATCAGCATTGCAAGCCCGACGGATTTAGCCGATTGTATCAGTATGTCAAAAACATCTTTAGATGTTGCAGGGTCAAGATTGCCTGTCGGCTCGTCTGCAAGCAATATTGAAGGTTTATTTACTATCGCACGTGCAATGGCAACTCGTTGCTGTTCACCGCCTGAAAGCTCGGACGGTTTATGATCTATGCGGTGCGATAAACCAAGCCTTTTTAAGATATCCTTTGCTTCGTCCGTAGCCTTATTCATAGAACTTTTTAATATAAGCTGGGGTATTATTACATTCTCCAGTGCCGAGAATTCAGGCAATAAATGGTGGAACTGGTAGATAAACCCTATATCCTTGCTTCTGATAGAAGTTCTTTGCATATCGGAAGCTTTGGTGCAATCTTCTTCATTTATTATTATTTTACCGCTTGTAGGGCTGTCTAGCAGTCCGGCAATTTGTAAGAGCGTGCTTTTGCCCGATCCGCTCGGACCTATCAGGGCAACTGCCTCACCCTGCCTTATATCAAGACAGGCATTTTGCAGAACTTTTATCTTGTTCTTGCCCTGTGTGAACGTTTTGCTTACCTTATCTAGTGATATCACGACCTTACTCATATCTTAAAGCCTCCGCAGGGTCTTGCCTTGCCGCTTTATATGCAGGGTAAATAGTGGCGAGGAACGAAAACAAAATTCCCATTCCCACAGACCATGCAACATCAGAAGCCTGAATGTCAGATGGAAGCTCCGACAAAAAGTAAATCACCGGATCAAACAGCTTATTACCCGTTATTGACTCAAGCCTGCTTCGTATAGATTCTATATTTGCGGCAAAGCTTATGCCCAATATAAAGCCCAGTAAAGTACCCACAACCCCTATTGATGCTCCGCAAAGGAAAAATATCCTTAATATCATTCCCCTAGTGGCCCCGATGGTGCGTAAAATGGCGATATCATTGCTCTTGTCGTTTACCAGCATTATCAGGCTTGAAATAATATTAAATGCCGCAATAAATACTATAAGCGTCAGTATAAGGAACATAACAGTCCGCTCTACCTTGAGGGCGTTAAATAAAGTAGCGTTCGATGTTTTCCAGTCGCTTACTATAAAAAGCCCCTCCAGTACGGACTCTATCTTCCTTACTATAAGCTCGGAATGTTGAGGGTTATCGGTCATTATCTCAATTGAATTAACCGAATCGGGGAACGAGAAGAATAATTGAGCGGACTCCAGAGGCATTAAGATTATGTTATTATCATATTCATACATGCCGGCTTCAAAAATAGCCGCCACATAATAGCTTTTTAGCTTTGGCATAGTACCCAGTGCCGTAGCACGCCCCTTCGGTGATATCAGTGTAACCTTTTCACCTACAAAAACCCCAAGACGGTTAGCAAGCTTTGAACCCAG is part of the Alphaproteobacteria bacterium CG11_big_fil_rev_8_21_14_0_20_39_49 genome and harbors:
- a CDS encoding ABC transporter, coding for MSKVVISLDKVSKTFTQGKNKIKVLQNACLDIRQGEAVALIGPSGSGKSTLLQIAGLLDSPTSGKIIINEEDCTKASDMQRTSIRSKDIGFIYQFHHLLPEFSALENVIIPQLILKSSMNKATDEAKDILKRLGLSHRIDHKPSELSGGEQQRVAIARAIVNKPSILLADEPTGNLDPATSKDVFDILIQSAKSVGLAMLIVTHNLELAKQMDRIVTLKDGEVVKYKKS
- a CDS encoding lipoprotein-releasing system transmembrane subunit LolC → MFSKIERMIAFRYLRSRRREGFISVIAGFSFIGIALGVATLIVVMAVMNGFRAEITDKILGVSGHIYISSYEREIPDFDELTGGLKQIEGVKSLAPIIDGQAMVTTKYTTTGAVVKGIRLLDVKEKPLIADNIKDGDIEDFALENRIILGSKLANRLGVFVGEKVTLISPKGRATALGTMPKLKSYYVAAIFEAGMYEYDNNIILMPLESAQLFFSFPDSVNSIEIMTDNPQHSELIVRKIESVLEGLFIVSDWKTSNATLFNALKVERTVMFLILTLIVFIAAFNIISSLIMLVNDKSNDIAILRTIGATRGMILRIFFLCGASIGVVGTLLGFILGISFAANIESIRSRLESITGNKLFDPVIYFLSELPSDIQASDVAWSVGMGILFSFLATIYPAYKAARQDPAEALRYE